From one Stieleria sp. JC731 genomic stretch:
- a CDS encoding carboxy terminal-processing peptidase, whose protein sequence is MACTTDSVVAQDTPLATDGSYQSSVQDRLIAKIISRRMERFHVSGDKLDDRISERALDLFIERFDPLKLYFYQSDIDEFKKEKDSIDDMVKMGDLQLAYKVFKRYIDRVDERVDVALELLDTEFDYDKDEYIIVDADETKFATTPEEARERWRRQIKYTLLDLRDSDNDSPDDDADANAEEEDPRDVLRRRYQRYARRFKTYSSDDLLEAYLTAVTSAFDPHSSYMSPSTYNDFLISMRLKLQGIGAALREKDGKTVVMQVIPGGAADLDKRLQADDIIVTVGQGDDGPMVDIVEMPLKEVVSMIRGNAGTIVRLGVKPGGKGETKVYKIKRANVELATSAARGQVIDHTMEDGTTRKVGFINLPSFYMDMDGARENRPDFRSSTRDVRNILMDFKSKGVEGVVIDLSRNGGGSLTEAINLTGLFIDRGPVVQVKDSNDDVQQYNDEDSGTVWSGPLVVLTSKFSASASEIFAGAIQDYHRGIIVGDPATHGKGTVQTLMNLAEGLFTTNRDNYGALKVTLQQFYLPDGKSTQRDGVSADIILPSFTQNFDVAEGDLPYALEADRINGVRHDIYKFVPAGLLTELRQKSEARVQGDDEFLDRIRRIALFIKQKEEKRVPLNEEEFLARRKQLDAQKEQEKEELNQQSDQEVFRDDFYNREVLSILSDYITGLQRQQLVKN, encoded by the coding sequence GTGGCCTGCACGACGGATTCCGTAGTCGCCCAGGACACGCCGCTCGCTACTGACGGTTCGTACCAGTCGTCCGTGCAAGATCGTCTGATCGCCAAGATCATCTCAAGGCGAATGGAACGATTCCATGTTTCGGGGGACAAGCTTGACGATCGAATCAGCGAACGCGCACTCGATCTTTTCATCGAACGATTCGACCCGTTGAAGCTGTACTTCTATCAGTCCGACATCGACGAATTTAAGAAGGAAAAGGATTCGATCGATGACATGGTGAAGATGGGCGATTTGCAGCTGGCGTACAAAGTTTTCAAACGCTACATCGACCGTGTTGATGAGCGCGTGGATGTCGCGTTGGAGCTACTCGATACAGAGTTTGACTACGACAAAGACGAGTACATCATCGTTGATGCGGATGAGACAAAGTTCGCGACGACTCCCGAAGAAGCTCGCGAGCGTTGGCGACGTCAGATCAAATACACGCTGTTGGACCTCCGTGATTCGGACAACGACAGCCCCGATGACGATGCTGACGCAAACGCCGAAGAAGAAGACCCGCGTGATGTGCTGCGTCGTCGATATCAGCGATACGCACGCCGTTTCAAAACGTACAGCTCAGATGACCTGCTGGAAGCCTATCTGACTGCGGTGACCAGCGCGTTCGATCCGCACAGCAGTTACATGTCGCCATCGACATACAACGACTTCTTGATTTCGATGCGACTGAAATTGCAAGGCATCGGTGCAGCCCTTCGCGAGAAAGACGGCAAGACCGTGGTCATGCAAGTCATTCCCGGTGGTGCCGCTGACCTGGATAAGCGTTTGCAAGCCGACGATATCATCGTGACCGTTGGCCAAGGTGATGACGGCCCAATGGTCGACATCGTCGAAATGCCGCTGAAAGAAGTTGTCAGCATGATTCGAGGGAATGCTGGCACCATCGTTCGTTTGGGCGTCAAGCCAGGCGGCAAAGGTGAAACCAAGGTTTACAAGATCAAACGGGCTAACGTCGAGTTGGCAACTTCTGCCGCTCGCGGCCAAGTCATCGATCACACGATGGAAGACGGAACGACCCGTAAGGTTGGCTTTATCAATCTGCCAAGCTTCTACATGGATATGGACGGTGCTCGTGAAAACCGCCCTGATTTCCGCAGCAGCACACGTGACGTTCGCAACATCCTGATGGACTTCAAGTCGAAGGGCGTTGAGGGTGTCGTGATCGACCTGAGCCGCAACGGTGGCGGATCGCTAACCGAAGCAATCAACCTGACCGGACTGTTCATTGATCGCGGCCCGGTCGTCCAAGTCAAAGACAGCAACGATGACGTTCAGCAGTACAACGATGAAGATTCAGGCACCGTTTGGAGTGGTCCGTTAGTTGTGCTGACCAGCAAGTTCAGTGCGAGTGCAAGTGAAATTTTTGCCGGAGCGATCCAAGACTATCATCGCGGCATCATCGTCGGTGATCCTGCGACGCACGGCAAAGGCACCGTTCAGACCCTGATGAATCTCGCCGAAGGTCTTTTCACCACCAACCGTGACAACTACGGTGCATTGAAAGTTACCTTGCAGCAGTTCTACCTTCCCGACGGTAAAAGCACCCAGCGGGATGGTGTGTCAGCGGACATCATTCTTCCTAGTTTCACTCAGAACTTTGATGTTGCCGAAGGCGACTTGCCCTACGCTCTTGAAGCCGACCGTATCAACGGTGTTCGGCATGACATTTACAAGTTCGTTCCTGCGGGTTTGTTGACTGAGCTTCGGCAAAAGTCAGAAGCTCGTGTCCAAGGCGATGACGAGTTTTTGGATCGGATCCGCCGCATTGCTCTGTTCATCAAGCAGAAAGAAGAGAAACGCGTTCCACTGAATGAAGAGGAGTTCTTGGCACGACGTAAGCAGTTGGACGCACAGAAAGAACAGGAAAAAGAAGAGCTGAATCAGCAGAGCGATCAAGAGGTCTTCCGAGACGACTTCTACAACCGCGAAGTGTTGAGCATTTTGAGTGATTACATCACCGGTCTTCAGCGTCAGCAGTTGGTCAAAAACTAG
- a CDS encoding S1C family serine protease — MQLSRILTALVFSWLVSTLLGLCLSDPAILGGRVIAAETPKDESGGVASEPADVGERVRDADADSGTASADSVRPLAESTTDADLIAAVQAGPRALSLAFRMAAKRATGSVVVLFAYGQGEAKDAAEDSEEESDEPPLPLLEHHEIPTVPPPSSDLPPNPDKLTGLGSGVVLSADGLIVTNNHVIKDASRIVVQMPDETWFDAEVFRGDPDSDIGIVRIKKNELLQPIEVGDSDSLEIGDWVLAIGSPFKLQATVSAGIISGKDRHIERIPRSNMLQTDAAINPGNSGGALIDLNGRMIGISTAIATRTGYYQGVGFAVPINQAIWIADELDKHGEVRRAAIGTTLVDLKPRIAKQFDLPPYSGILVYQVIKDSVAEKAGIERLDVIVEFAGEQVRDSTALQRAIERQKIGSDHPIVVRRNGKLVELNVQLATVDDPTGVK; from the coding sequence ATGCAGCTATCGCGAATTTTGACGGCGCTCGTGTTTTCCTGGCTTGTCAGCACGTTGCTGGGGCTTTGCCTTTCCGATCCAGCCATTTTGGGAGGCAGAGTCATCGCTGCCGAGACTCCCAAAGACGAATCTGGCGGAGTGGCCTCTGAACCCGCCGATGTTGGCGAGCGCGTGCGAGATGCTGATGCAGATAGCGGAACCGCTTCTGCCGATTCGGTGAGGCCTTTGGCCGAGTCGACAACGGATGCCGACTTGATTGCCGCGGTTCAGGCAGGACCTCGGGCGCTTTCGCTTGCGTTTCGCATGGCTGCCAAACGTGCTACCGGTTCGGTCGTCGTACTGTTCGCCTATGGTCAGGGTGAAGCCAAAGACGCAGCCGAAGATTCCGAAGAAGAGTCCGACGAACCGCCGCTGCCACTGCTGGAACATCACGAGATCCCCACTGTGCCACCACCATCGAGCGACTTGCCGCCCAACCCGGACAAGCTGACCGGACTGGGGTCCGGCGTTGTCCTTTCTGCCGATGGCCTGATCGTGACCAATAACCACGTTATCAAGGATGCATCGCGGATCGTCGTTCAGATGCCCGACGAGACATGGTTCGACGCCGAAGTTTTTCGAGGTGATCCTGACAGCGACATCGGAATCGTTCGCATCAAAAAGAACGAACTGCTGCAACCGATCGAGGTCGGTGACTCGGATAGTTTGGAAATCGGCGACTGGGTATTAGCGATCGGTAGCCCCTTCAAATTGCAAGCAACTGTCAGCGCGGGAATCATCAGCGGCAAAGACCGGCATATCGAACGGATTCCGCGTAGCAACATGCTTCAGACCGATGCGGCCATTAATCCTGGCAATTCCGGTGGCGCTTTGATTGACCTCAACGGTCGGATGATCGGGATCAGTACCGCGATCGCGACCCGAACGGGCTATTACCAAGGCGTCGGGTTTGCGGTCCCGATCAATCAAGCGATTTGGATCGCTGATGAACTTGATAAGCATGGTGAGGTTCGGCGAGCCGCCATCGGAACGACATTGGTGGACTTGAAGCCGAGGATCGCCAAGCAGTTCGATTTGCCCCCGTATTCGGGGATTTTGGTCTATCAAGTGATCAAAGACTCGGTCGCGGAAAAGGCCGGAATCGAGCGTCTGGACGTGATTGTGGAGTTCGCCGGTGAGCAGGTTCGAGATTCGACAGCCCTCCAGCGGGCAATCGAACGTCAGAAAATTGGCTCCGATCACCCAATCGTGGTACGGCGAAACGGAAAACTTGTCGAACTTAACGTCCAATTGGCGACCGTCGATGACCCGACGGGAGTAAAGTGA
- a CDS encoding thymidine phosphorylase, whose translation MLAANLLVKKREGQELSDSEIRFLIDGFCDGSVTDYQMSAFAMAVCLKGMTASETECFTKAMLESGDVMRREASGDTPRVDKHSTGGLGDKVSIILAPLLAACGAHVPMISGRGLGLTGGTLDKLESIPGFRTDLDADACDRALQSVGTFIVSASEKIAPADRKLYALRDVTGTVESIPLITASILSKKLAASLDALVMDVKVGSGAFMTELDQAKALAESIKRVGTSCGLPTSVLISDMDQPLGEAVGNAIEINESVAILEGLQRDNPRVERVRELTILLCAELLLATKLATDTDDARTKLENALDSGQAMNRFLEMVHQQGGTWNQPLPLADKLSIEATEAGWVGNIDSRTVGLTVVELGGGRRRVGEVIDPAVGISMHVQIGDQVSRGQPLMDLHCPKELHADFADRLRDTISIADHKIAFRSLTM comes from the coding sequence ATGCTCGCTGCCAACTTGTTGGTCAAGAAACGCGAAGGGCAGGAACTTTCTGACAGCGAAATCCGCTTTTTGATTGACGGATTTTGCGACGGATCTGTCACGGACTATCAAATGTCGGCATTTGCCATGGCGGTCTGCCTGAAAGGCATGACGGCTTCGGAGACCGAATGCTTTACCAAGGCGATGCTGGAAAGTGGCGATGTGATGCGCCGGGAAGCGTCCGGAGACACACCGCGAGTTGACAAGCACAGCACCGGCGGACTCGGTGACAAAGTCTCCATTATCTTAGCGCCACTGCTTGCCGCCTGTGGTGCTCACGTCCCAATGATCAGCGGGCGCGGACTCGGATTGACCGGCGGAACGCTTGATAAGCTGGAATCGATTCCTGGATTTCGAACCGATTTGGATGCCGACGCTTGCGATCGAGCTTTGCAGTCGGTCGGTACTTTTATCGTTAGCGCAAGTGAAAAGATCGCTCCGGCCGATAGAAAACTTTACGCGCTTCGCGACGTGACCGGCACGGTCGAATCGATCCCTCTGATCACCGCTAGCATCCTCAGTAAGAAACTGGCAGCCAGCCTGGATGCGTTAGTGATGGATGTCAAAGTCGGATCGGGAGCGTTCATGACCGAACTGGATCAAGCCAAAGCACTGGCCGAATCGATCAAGCGGGTCGGAACCTCTTGTGGTTTACCAACATCGGTTTTGATTTCCGATATGGACCAGCCGTTGGGCGAGGCCGTCGGCAACGCGATCGAGATCAATGAGTCTGTCGCGATCTTGGAAGGATTGCAACGCGACAATCCGCGTGTCGAACGAGTTCGCGAATTGACCATTTTGCTATGTGCAGAACTGTTGCTGGCGACCAAGCTTGCAACCGATACCGACGACGCCCGAACGAAACTGGAAAACGCGCTCGACAGCGGCCAAGCGATGAATCGATTTTTAGAAATGGTTCATCAACAAGGCGGCACATGGAACCAGCCATTGCCGCTTGCCGACAAGCTTTCGATCGAAGCGACGGAAGCAGGCTGGGTCGGAAACATCGATAGTCGAACCGTTGGCCTGACGGTGGTGGAACTCGGTGGCGGTCGGCGACGAGTCGGCGAGGTGATCGACCCGGCAGTCGGAATTTCGATGCATGTTCAAATCGGTGACCAAGTCAGCCGTGGGCAGCCACTGATGGACCTTCATTGCCCGAAAGAATTACACGCTGACTTTGCCGATCGACTGCGCGACACGATCAGCATTGCGGATCACAAGATCGCCTTTCGCTCATTAACAATGTAG
- a CDS encoding cytidine deaminase, which translates to MIELKPKDIERLVKAAIEARDQAYAPHSHFYVGAALWIPNGEIVHGCNVENASYSLCICAERVAASTAVMKGFREFHAIAIASVGGVSPCGACRQFLAEFGMDLQVIMADVLTGARQIRQLSQLLPDAFDATNLPKN; encoded by the coding sequence ATGATTGAACTGAAGCCAAAAGATATCGAACGTCTCGTCAAAGCTGCGATCGAGGCACGTGACCAAGCGTACGCTCCGCACAGTCATTTCTATGTCGGTGCCGCACTTTGGATCCCAAACGGTGAAATCGTTCACGGCTGCAACGTTGAAAACGCAAGTTACTCGCTTTGCATCTGTGCCGAACGGGTCGCTGCCTCAACCGCCGTGATGAAGGGCTTTCGCGAATTTCATGCGATCGCGATTGCGAGTGTAGGAGGGGTCAGCCCCTGTGGAGCCTGCCGGCAATTTCTAGCCGAGTTCGGAATGGACTTGCAGGTAATCATGGCGGACGTGTTAACCGGAGCTCGCCAAATTCGACAGTTGTCACAACTGCTGCCGGATGCGTTTGACGCGACAAATCTGCCCAAGAACTAG
- a CDS encoding FHA domain-containing protein → MSGVTLKVLHGADRGKVFDNLVPPFTVGREEINDIQLNDERVSRCHFKIQRDNDRLVLTDLDSTNGTKVNGVEYPLKILRSGDLISVGRSLMLVGSEEEIAARLAALGSDSPTMAREMSSSESSVALDLSQEKSPFQLDVASLRDVPSIPDNLSPGQRAQLCEILDFLQHRICRLVETAKIDENSQSVSLKLSAWQRLLGVQARLGEMHRKISDPDWDGEV, encoded by the coding sequence ATGTCGGGTGTGACACTAAAAGTTCTCCACGGCGCTGACCGAGGGAAAGTCTTTGATAATCTCGTCCCGCCGTTCACGGTGGGGCGCGAGGAGATCAACGACATTCAGCTGAACGATGAACGCGTTAGCCGATGCCATTTCAAGATTCAGCGTGACAACGACCGGTTGGTGCTGACCGATTTGGACAGCACCAATGGGACAAAGGTCAACGGAGTTGAGTACCCGTTGAAGATCCTCCGTAGCGGTGACTTGATTTCGGTCGGACGAAGTTTGATGCTTGTCGGTTCCGAAGAAGAAATCGCTGCGAGACTCGCCGCCCTCGGTAGCGACAGTCCTACGATGGCTCGCGAGATGTCATCTTCGGAAAGCTCCGTCGCTTTGGATCTGAGCCAGGAAAAGTCGCCTTTCCAATTGGACGTCGCTTCCCTGCGTGATGTCCCCTCGATTCCAGATAATCTTAGCCCCGGGCAGCGAGCCCAGCTGTGCGAAATTCTTGACTTCCTGCAGCATCGCATCTGCCGCTTGGTTGAAACGGCGAAGATCGACGAGAACAGCCAAAGTGTTTCCCTAAAGCTAAGTGCTTGGCAAAGACTGCTTGGCGTTCAAGCACGGCTTGGCGAGATGCATCGCAAGATCTCTGATCCCGATTGGGACGGCGAAGTCTAG
- a CDS encoding class I SAM-dependent rRNA methyltransferase produces the protein MNSESEASPTQPATQVAGQIRIKPGRQFPFLARHPWVQAHALIGSGDRTESGKTLKRGDVVELVDIDGNFLAQGLINPASRLRVRLYSFDRREQIGDQFWRDRIDAAIARRKLVSPTDPQGAERLVFSESDLLSGLIVDRYADTLGVQFTAGALLRFRDVILDHLRQATGCQRIVVRIDEKTAKHEGIEADAGTCQFDQVIPPDGVAYRENDLDLVVDLIGGQKTGGYLDQRKNHAAAARYLAGKRVLDVCCYTGGFGLVAAKSGAASVVGVDSSAHAIASAEAAAERNGVRDQMSFIREDCFDALKQLHEKGETFDAVILDPPRFAGSRKQVDQALRAYRRLNMMALDLITPGGILVTCSCSGRVARSEFAAMLTEVGRKKRRDIIILENRGAPADHPIAASCPESEYLKCIIAQAM, from the coding sequence ATGAACTCGGAGTCGGAAGCATCACCGACACAACCTGCCACCCAAGTTGCGGGACAAATCCGAATCAAGCCAGGGCGTCAGTTTCCGTTTTTAGCACGTCACCCTTGGGTCCAGGCGCACGCATTGATCGGTTCAGGAGACCGAACCGAAAGCGGCAAGACTCTGAAGCGAGGCGATGTTGTCGAACTGGTTGACATCGACGGAAATTTTCTCGCTCAAGGTCTGATCAATCCAGCGAGCCGTCTGCGCGTGCGGCTGTATAGCTTTGATCGGCGTGAGCAAATCGGCGATCAGTTTTGGAGAGATCGAATCGATGCTGCGATAGCACGACGCAAATTGGTTAGCCCGACAGATCCTCAAGGTGCTGAGCGACTTGTTTTCAGCGAATCGGATCTGCTAAGCGGTCTGATTGTTGATCGCTACGCCGATACGCTGGGAGTTCAATTTACTGCAGGAGCACTGCTCCGGTTTCGCGATGTAATTCTGGACCATCTGCGTCAGGCGACGGGTTGTCAAAGAATCGTTGTCCGCATCGACGAGAAGACCGCAAAGCACGAAGGCATCGAAGCTGATGCCGGAACATGCCAGTTCGACCAAGTGATTCCACCCGACGGGGTGGCCTATCGCGAGAATGACTTGGACTTAGTTGTCGATCTGATTGGCGGCCAAAAAACTGGCGGATATCTCGATCAAAGAAAAAACCATGCGGCCGCTGCGCGATACTTAGCCGGAAAACGCGTGTTAGATGTGTGTTGCTACACCGGCGGTTTCGGTCTCGTTGCGGCGAAGTCTGGCGCCGCAAGTGTTGTCGGCGTGGACTCAAGTGCTCACGCGATCGCGTCTGCGGAAGCGGCCGCGGAACGAAATGGGGTACGGGATCAAATGTCATTTATTCGTGAAGATTGCTTCGATGCACTGAAGCAGCTTCATGAAAAAGGCGAGACTTTCGACGCTGTCATTTTGGACCCGCCGCGGTTTGCCGGTTCGCGAAAACAGGTCGATCAGGCACTGAGGGCCTACCGACGTTTAAACATGATGGCATTGGACCTAATCACGCCCGGCGGGATTTTGGTCACGTGCAGTTGTAGCGGACGGGTTGCCCGGTCCGAATTTGCAGCGATGTTGACCGAAGTGGGCCGAAAGAAGCGACGTGACATTATCATTCTCGAAAATCGAGGCGCGCCGGCGGACCACCCGATTGCGGCATCGTGTCCCGAGAGTGAATACTTGAAATGCATCATTGCTCAGGCGATGTAA
- a CDS encoding ferredoxin family protein codes for MTHVVAEPCSGCKYTDCVVVCPVECFYEGDQMVYIHPEECIDCEACVPECPVEAIFHEDNVPDEWKSYIELNAEKSEECEVITEKKEPLADD; via the coding sequence ATGACTCACGTTGTCGCCGAACCCTGCTCAGGCTGCAAATACACCGATTGTGTCGTCGTCTGCCCCGTTGAATGTTTTTACGAGGGCGACCAAATGGTTTATATCCACCCAGAAGAATGCATCGATTGCGAAGCATGCGTGCCTGAGTGCCCCGTCGAGGCGATTTTCCACGAAGATAACGTCCCAGACGAGTGGAAGAGCTACATCGAGCTGAACGCCGAAAAATCAGAAGAGTGCGAAGTCATCACCGAGAAGAAAGAGCCTTTGGCGGACGATTGA
- a CDS encoding HNH endonuclease has translation MSQSLLDSHVLILNRFYMAIRVVDVRRALTLLYRECAEVISHEAGQFISYDFESWCEMSQLNSLEKQPADEFIQAVGFELQVPRIARLTRFDRMPMQTVRFNRKNLFARDEHTCQYCGKDFPTHKLSLDHVVPRSQGGPTTWENIVACCLRCNSRKGGRTPKEAGMKLMTKPIKPRFNPLVTHSVDDPRYHCWKTFLPAAG, from the coding sequence ATGAGTCAGAGTTTGCTGGACAGTCACGTTCTAATCTTAAACCGCTTCTACATGGCGATCCGCGTGGTTGATGTCCGACGCGCATTGACGCTGCTGTATCGCGAATGTGCCGAGGTGATCAGTCACGAAGCTGGCCAGTTCATTAGCTACGATTTCGAAAGCTGGTGTGAAATGAGCCAGTTGAATTCACTTGAGAAGCAACCGGCGGACGAGTTCATTCAAGCCGTCGGCTTTGAACTGCAAGTTCCGCGAATTGCTCGGTTGACCCGCTTTGACCGGATGCCCATGCAGACGGTGCGTTTCAACCGAAAGAATCTGTTCGCACGTGACGAGCACACCTGCCAGTATTGCGGCAAGGACTTCCCGACCCACAAGCTCAGTTTGGACCACGTCGTTCCGCGGAGCCAAGGTGGTCCTACGACCTGGGAAAACATCGTCGCATGTTGTCTGCGGTGCAATTCTCGGAAAGGTGGACGGACGCCGAAAGAAGCCGGCATGAAGCTGATGACAAAGCCGATCAAGCCACGCTTCAATCCTTTGGTGACCCATTCGGTTGATGACCCGCGGTACCACTGTTGGAAAACATTCCTACCCGCTGCGGGTTAG
- a CDS encoding DUF3488 domain-containing protein, which translates to MPAIRRYSERRRRVLYQAHVAAESPAGTSRLAAELREAREPASQFGSRVNLHLRGRWFSLVPVSLRAMIVVAFTLIVTAISLACAHHFAVTWPSLIAQQDLARPLRLDRPDSFGAWWLTMNWMLCAGASYLIYGLRLHRRDDYRGHYQLWRLTTIVLLVACIHSVVGLVGWLGAFLDLALGDRAVLSGGRWLRILLDVGGIILFMRLIHEVYRCRPALVFLLLSAACFSLMEAAAWNIFVVNSLSRSTIVLSAPFIGCSMLTLAFTTYLRLLFRQVRNIADGPSLRERIDQWKSQRKALNAPIESNFFADADDIRPAAADLQVRQRPANPAPTKVAEDDQNDEESYKADDSSDATLEPKKKTERRRLFDRFKRKPKQAAEQSPSDVDSVATQSDESSDDEDVSSAQKRKWFRLPSRAKKADAADLESAEDSSSDSKTKTAAKASEPTEEQDNDQKPKRKGWFSLRLKPPKENSGDDDEQAKSQQATEATPDSTADAATDEEPSEPKLSFFAKLKAKLPAKKPKTESDSDDDDDSSDASARRSSGNGTTSKTKAGQSSRHGSDSDAAGSRSNHSNQATPTPRREHSSAGETNSADDDDNDYVDEDDIDWDSMSKAERRRMRKKLRRGGRAA; encoded by the coding sequence ATGCCAGCGATCCGACGATATAGCGAACGCCGGCGACGTGTGCTTTATCAAGCTCATGTCGCTGCGGAATCGCCCGCCGGGACGTCGCGACTTGCGGCCGAACTTCGCGAAGCCCGCGAACCGGCCAGCCAGTTCGGCTCCCGAGTCAATCTCCACCTTCGAGGCCGATGGTTTTCGCTCGTTCCGGTCTCGCTTCGCGCTATGATTGTGGTCGCGTTCACGTTGATCGTCACAGCGATCAGTCTCGCATGCGCCCATCATTTCGCGGTGACGTGGCCCTCACTGATCGCACAACAGGACCTTGCCAGACCACTTCGCCTCGACCGTCCAGACAGCTTTGGTGCGTGGTGGCTGACGATGAACTGGATGCTCTGCGCGGGAGCTTCCTACTTGATCTACGGTTTGCGTTTACACCGCCGCGACGACTATCGCGGACACTATCAGCTATGGCGTTTGACAACGATTGTGTTGCTCGTCGCCTGCATCCACAGCGTCGTTGGTTTGGTCGGTTGGTTAGGTGCCTTTCTGGATCTGGCGCTCGGTGATCGAGCTGTCCTTTCCGGAGGCCGGTGGCTGAGAATCCTATTGGATGTCGGCGGAATCATTCTGTTCATGCGATTGATTCACGAGGTCTATCGCTGCCGCCCCGCATTGGTCTTCCTATTGCTTTCGGCCGCTTGCTTTTCGCTTATGGAAGCAGCCGCATGGAATATCTTTGTTGTCAATTCTTTGTCGCGATCGACGATTGTGTTGTCAGCGCCGTTCATCGGATGTTCGATGTTGACGCTGGCATTCACGACATACCTACGACTGTTGTTTCGACAGGTTCGGAACATTGCCGATGGCCCAAGCCTGCGAGAACGCATTGACCAATGGAAATCGCAACGCAAAGCGCTCAACGCTCCGATCGAATCGAATTTCTTTGCCGATGCCGATGACATCCGTCCTGCGGCGGCAGATTTGCAAGTCCGACAAAGACCTGCCAACCCAGCACCAACAAAGGTTGCAGAAGACGATCAAAACGACGAAGAATCGTACAAGGCTGACGATTCGAGCGATGCGACTCTTGAGCCAAAGAAAAAGACCGAACGCCGTCGCTTATTCGATCGTTTCAAACGCAAACCAAAACAGGCAGCCGAGCAATCGCCCAGCGATGTTGACTCTGTAGCAACTCAAAGTGATGAGTCCTCCGATGATGAGGACGTATCCAGCGCTCAGAAACGCAAATGGTTCCGGCTGCCGAGTCGAGCGAAGAAAGCAGACGCAGCGGATCTAGAATCGGCGGAAGATTCTAGCAGCGATTCGAAGACCAAAACTGCTGCAAAAGCCAGCGAGCCGACGGAAGAACAAGACAACGATCAGAAGCCCAAACGCAAAGGCTGGTTCTCCCTCCGTTTGAAGCCGCCGAAGGAAAACAGCGGCGATGACGACGAGCAGGCCAAATCGCAACAAGCGACCGAAGCCACACCCGATAGCACTGCTGACGCCGCGACGGATGAAGAACCGTCTGAACCCAAACTAAGTTTCTTTGCGAAGTTAAAGGCGAAACTGCCAGCAAAGAAACCCAAGACCGAATCAGACTCCGACGACGATGATGACAGCAGCGATGCTTCCGCGCGTCGCTCCAGCGGCAATGGAACAACCTCAAAAACCAAAGCCGGACAATCGTCACGCCATGGTTCCGACAGCGATGCCGCAGGCTCGCGGTCCAACCACAGCAATCAAGCTACCCCAACACCACGACGCGAACATTCGTCCGCAGGAGAAACTAATTCGGCCGACGATGATGACAATGATTACGTCGACGAAGATGACATCGACTGGGACTCGATGAGCAAAGCGGAACGTCGCCGGATGCGAAAGAAACTGCGACGCGGAGGGCGTGCCGCGTAA